One window of Pseudacidobacterium ailaaui genomic DNA carries:
- the metG gene encoding methionine--tRNA ligase, translating to MSNPGKYYLTTPIYYVNARPHIGHAYTTIVADVIARRKRALGFDTWFLTGTDEHGQKIERSARQAGIAPQEFTDRVAAEFKGLWDRMGLSYDDFIRTTEPRHKRAVQKFFALLKDSGYIYKGTYTGQYCVFDELYVDAPPGSPCPDCGRTTETVSEENYFFKLSAFERKLLEFYDANPDFVRPETRRNEVISFVRSGLKDLSVSRTSFKWGIPVPGDEKHVIYVWLDALANYITALGWGSEDPKEQERFKKFWPADLHIIGKEISRFHCVYWPAFLMAAGLPLPKSIVAHGWLLFEESKMSKSRGNIVRAETILEVLGADALRYFLLREIVFGQDGGFSFDALVQRYNSDLANGYGNLASRTLAMVQRYFEGTIPDAAPCEAGLCKETAAYIANFGKECDSLNFSRALETLWSFIGAVDGFLTSRAPWKARTDISDREQQQYRADVLYTAAEALRIITALVYPIIPDAAAKVWAQLGLGDIKQADLKNIEWGGLKPGTRLGELSPVFPRAEKDAITHMQEIEQKNNAPKPEEQPSVAPAPAESKGAEAAAGQVATHAQTNEKISIDDFMKVELRVAQIKVAERVPKADKLLRLEVDLGYEQRQILAGIAEAYEPESLIGRKVVIVANLAPRKLRGLESNGMIVAASLGEKGRPVLAGFLEDVEVGARLK from the coding sequence ATGTCGAACCCCGGCAAGTATTACCTGACGACCCCGATTTACTATGTCAACGCGCGTCCGCATATCGGACACGCCTATACCACCATCGTTGCCGATGTCATTGCCCGCCGTAAACGTGCCCTCGGCTTCGATACCTGGTTTTTGACCGGGACCGATGAGCATGGTCAGAAGATCGAACGCTCAGCGCGCCAGGCCGGAATTGCACCCCAGGAATTTACCGATAGAGTCGCTGCCGAGTTCAAAGGCCTATGGGACCGCATGGGCCTCAGCTATGACGATTTCATCCGCACCACCGAGCCGCGTCACAAACGCGCCGTACAGAAGTTCTTTGCACTGCTCAAAGACAGCGGATACATCTACAAAGGCACTTACACAGGTCAGTACTGCGTCTTCGACGAGCTTTATGTAGACGCGCCTCCCGGCTCGCCTTGTCCCGACTGCGGGCGCACGACGGAAACCGTGAGCGAGGAGAACTACTTCTTTAAACTTTCGGCCTTTGAGCGTAAGCTACTGGAATTTTATGATGCAAACCCGGATTTTGTCCGTCCGGAAACACGCCGCAATGAGGTCATCTCTTTCGTGCGCAGCGGCCTTAAGGACCTCTCCGTAAGCCGCACCAGCTTCAAGTGGGGCATTCCGGTCCCTGGCGATGAAAAGCATGTCATCTACGTCTGGCTGGATGCGCTCGCCAACTACATCACCGCCCTCGGATGGGGCAGCGAAGACCCGAAAGAGCAGGAAAGGTTTAAGAAGTTCTGGCCTGCTGACCTGCACATCATCGGCAAGGAAATCAGCCGCTTCCACTGTGTCTATTGGCCTGCGTTTCTCATGGCAGCCGGACTGCCTCTGCCCAAGAGCATCGTCGCCCACGGATGGCTGCTTTTTGAAGAGAGCAAAATGTCGAAGTCGCGCGGAAACATCGTCCGCGCCGAAACGATTCTTGAAGTCCTGGGGGCCGACGCGCTGCGTTACTTCCTGCTGCGTGAGATCGTCTTCGGGCAGGACGGCGGCTTCTCTTTCGACGCGCTCGTGCAGCGGTACAACAGCGATTTGGCCAACGGATATGGGAACCTTGCTAGCCGCACGCTGGCCATGGTCCAGCGGTATTTTGAAGGCACCATCCCAGATGCGGCCCCATGCGAAGCTGGTCTTTGCAAAGAAACGGCGGCATACATTGCAAATTTTGGCAAAGAATGTGACTCGCTGAATTTTTCTCGTGCTCTGGAAACACTATGGAGCTTCATTGGCGCTGTGGACGGCTTTCTTACGTCTCGGGCGCCCTGGAAGGCCCGCACGGACATCAGCGACCGAGAGCAGCAGCAATATCGTGCAGACGTGCTCTATACGGCAGCCGAAGCCCTCCGCATCATCACGGCGCTGGTCTATCCCATCATTCCCGACGCGGCCGCAAAAGTCTGGGCACAACTCGGCCTGGGTGACATCAAGCAAGCTGATCTAAAAAACATCGAATGGGGAGGGCTCAAGCCCGGCACAAGGCTGGGCGAACTTTCCCCCGTCTTCCCACGCGCAGAAAAGGACGCAATCACACACATGCAGGAAATCGAACAAAAAAACAACGCACCCAAACCCGAAGAGCAGCCTTCTGTGGCGCCGGCCCCTGCAGAATCAAAAGGGGCAGAGGCGGCGGCAGGGCAGGTCGCGACCCACGCTCAGACGAATGAAAAAATCAGCATTGATGACTTCATGAAGGTCGAGTTGCGTGTCGCGCAGATCAAGGTCGCCGAGCGCGTTCCCAAGGCCGACAAGCTTTTACGCCTAGAAGTAGACCTCGGCTACGAGCAGCGTCAGATTCTGGCCGGAATCGCCGAAGCCTACGAGCCGGAATCGCTCATTGGACGTAAGGTCGTGATTGTCGCCAATCTGGCTCCGCGCAAGCTGCGCGGCCTTGAATCAAATGGCATGATTGTTGCAGCTTCGCTCGGTGAAAAAGGAAGGCCCGTGCTCGCCGGGTTTCTGGAGGATGTAGAGGTGGGCGCACGGTTGAAGTAG
- a CDS encoding arginine--tRNA ligase produces the protein MYLREQKKLLARLREILRLKFQIELDTIAIEQPPEIRFGEYALPIAFELARRLKKAPRKIAEEIVGELSPLEGFAGFEVAGAGYINAKLDRSLAAQQIASGTEVETPEAALHALVEHTSINPNKAAHVGHLRNAILGDTFVRLLRAAGHKVDVQNYIDNTGVQVADVVVGLMHLEKLSLDGVKALMAELEQRGEKIDYYCWDLYARVSQWYEAEEGEIQTRKQIRLNTLHAIEEGSGETAQIADLISTAILRRHLETMLRLGIEYDLLPRESEILHLHFWNLAFAQLKESGVLYYENAGKNKGCWVMKRAGSAGRTGGDDAENQAGPGEENGPDEDAKVIVRSNGTVTYVGKDIAYHLWKFGLLGRDFAYRKFFEYPSHTCWISAEQGEADHPHFGGAQAIYNVIDSRQADPQANVIEALRGLGYTEQASRYTHFSYEMVALTPRCAEELGYEIPEEDRARPYIEVSGRKGFGVKADDLIDKLVAATRKEVDGRHPELSATEREQIAHEIAVGALRYFMLKYTRNTVIAFDFHEALSFEGETGPYLQYAVVRTRSIFRKAGTTPEQALADFAGVDTSGYLSGEDGDGIWQVWLRAAKTSLLLDQCIATAEPAYLAKHAFQLAQEFSNFYRKHHILTEPDPQRKKFLLATAAVTQRELVRSLAWLGISAPEVM, from the coding sequence GTGTACCTGAGAGAACAAAAAAAACTGCTTGCCCGCCTGCGCGAGATTTTGCGCTTGAAATTTCAGATTGAACTGGACACAATCGCCATCGAGCAGCCGCCAGAGATACGGTTTGGTGAATATGCTCTGCCGATTGCCTTTGAGCTGGCGCGCAGGCTCAAAAAAGCTCCCCGCAAAATTGCCGAGGAGATTGTGGGGGAGCTGTCTCCGCTGGAAGGCTTTGCCGGATTCGAGGTTGCAGGCGCCGGGTACATCAACGCAAAGCTGGATCGTAGCCTTGCAGCACAGCAAATTGCTTCAGGAACCGAGGTCGAAACTCCGGAAGCTGCGCTACATGCGCTGGTAGAGCACACCAGCATTAACCCGAACAAGGCCGCCCATGTGGGGCACTTGCGCAATGCCATCCTGGGTGACACATTTGTGCGACTGCTGCGCGCGGCAGGACACAAGGTAGACGTGCAGAACTACATTGACAACACCGGAGTACAGGTGGCCGATGTGGTCGTGGGTTTGATGCATCTCGAAAAACTTTCGCTGGATGGTGTCAAAGCGCTGATGGCTGAGCTCGAACAGCGCGGCGAGAAAATTGATTACTATTGCTGGGACCTTTATGCACGCGTCTCACAATGGTACGAGGCAGAGGAAGGCGAAATACAAACCCGCAAACAAATCCGCCTGAACACGCTCCACGCCATTGAAGAAGGGTCCGGCGAGACGGCACAGATCGCCGACCTCATCTCTACTGCCATTTTGAGGCGGCACCTGGAAACCATGCTGCGGCTGGGCATTGAATATGACCTGCTGCCGCGCGAGAGCGAGATCCTTCATCTGCATTTCTGGAACCTGGCCTTCGCGCAACTCAAAGAAAGTGGCGTTCTCTACTACGAGAATGCGGGCAAGAACAAGGGATGTTGGGTGATGAAACGGGCAGGGAGTGCTGGCCGTACGGGCGGAGATGACGCAGAGAACCAAGCGGGACCTGGAGAAGAAAACGGTCCGGATGAAGATGCGAAAGTCATCGTCCGCTCGAATGGCACGGTAACGTATGTTGGCAAGGACATTGCCTATCATCTCTGGAAATTTGGTCTGCTGGGACGCGACTTCGCATATCGCAAGTTTTTCGAGTATCCGAGCCATACGTGTTGGATTTCTGCCGAACAGGGCGAAGCGGACCATCCGCACTTCGGCGGAGCGCAGGCCATTTACAACGTGATTGATTCGCGCCAGGCAGATCCGCAGGCCAACGTCATCGAGGCGCTGCGCGGACTGGGATACACGGAGCAGGCCAGCCGTTATACGCATTTTTCCTATGAGATGGTCGCGCTGACCCCGCGATGCGCCGAAGAACTGGGATACGAGATTCCTGAAGAAGACCGGGCACGGCCTTATATCGAAGTCTCAGGCCGCAAAGGCTTTGGCGTAAAAGCCGATGACCTGATCGACAAGCTCGTTGCCGCAACAAGGAAGGAAGTAGACGGCCGTCATCCGGAACTGAGCGCTACAGAACGCGAGCAGATTGCTCATGAAATTGCCGTGGGCGCACTGCGCTACTTCATGCTGAAGTACACGCGCAATACCGTGATTGCCTTTGACTTTCATGAGGCGCTGAGCTTTGAAGGAGAGACCGGACCCTATTTGCAGTATGCCGTGGTGCGCACACGCAGCATCTTCCGCAAGGCCGGCACCACACCCGAACAGGCACTGGCAGATTTCGCCGGCGTCGACACGTCTGGTTATCTCAGCGGCGAGGACGGCGACGGAATCTGGCAAGTGTGGCTGCGCGCCGCTAAAACATCACTGCTTCTTGATCAGTGCATCGCCACAGCGGAGCCTGCGTATCTGGCCAAGCACGCCTTTCAGCTTGCCCAAGAGTTCAGCAACTTCTATCGCAAACACCATATTCTGACGGAGCCAGATCCGCAGCGGAAGAAGTTTCTTCTGGCCACGGCTGCCGTTACGCAGCGCGAGCTCGTACGCTCCCTCGCCTGGCTCGGCATCAGCGCGCCAGAAGTCATGTAA
- a CDS encoding beta-L-arabinofuranosidase domain-containing protein: MSAAAAGSAMLQSRAFSLASAANQDVIAPQLTQFDYSEVQLLEGPMLEQFQANHAFFLALDEDKLLKPFRQRAGLPAPGEDMGGWYNFSQDFDPPRNMTGFVPGHSFGQYLSALARAYAVTGSKPTQEKVHRLVQGYAATVSEKFYVDYPLPAYTFDKTNCGLIDAHQFAADPMALSVLNKATDAVLPFLPEKALNRREQAERPHKNIAFTWDETYTLPENFYLAYKRGAGARYKQLAARFLEDDTYFDPLAEGRNVLPGEHAYSHVNAFSSAMQAYLVTGNEKYLRAARNGFEFVRSTQSFATGGWGPDETFRPPDSGEMGESLTRTHASFETPCGAYGHFKITRYLLRVTGDSRYGDSMERVLYNTILGAKPLLEDGSSFYYSDYNNSGSKFYHHDKWPCCSGTFPQITADYGISSYFRHRQGIYVNLYVPSTVTWVQNGVRIQLRQQTSYPLVPETTLEINPDRAARFVVALRIPAWAGKNTSVTVNGKRVASELKPGAFLPLDREWKKEDRIEVSFDMPNVLEQVDTKHPDTVALVHGPLALFAIGDANRRLTRAQLLAASQVSRGSDAWTVETSGERMTLKPFASISTERYRLYHDVSA, encoded by the coding sequence ATGAGCGCAGCCGCAGCAGGATCAGCCATGCTGCAGTCCCGCGCATTCAGCCTGGCCAGCGCCGCGAACCAGGACGTCATTGCGCCGCAGCTTACTCAGTTTGACTACTCCGAGGTTCAACTGCTTGAGGGCCCCATGCTGGAGCAGTTCCAAGCAAATCACGCCTTCTTCCTGGCCCTGGACGAGGACAAACTGCTTAAGCCCTTCCGCCAGCGGGCAGGACTGCCAGCACCCGGTGAGGACATGGGAGGGTGGTATAACTTTTCACAAGACTTTGATCCACCCCGAAATATGACCGGCTTTGTACCCGGTCACAGTTTTGGGCAGTATCTTTCCGCTCTGGCCCGTGCTTATGCCGTGACCGGTTCAAAACCGACCCAAGAAAAAGTACATCGTCTTGTGCAAGGTTATGCTGCAACAGTCAGCGAAAAGTTCTATGTGGATTATCCGCTGCCAGCCTATACCTTTGACAAAACTAACTGCGGACTCATTGACGCGCACCAGTTTGCCGCAGATCCAATGGCCCTCTCGGTCCTCAACAAAGCAACGGATGCGGTCCTGCCTTTTCTGCCGGAGAAGGCGCTTAATCGTCGCGAGCAGGCGGAAAGGCCCCACAAAAACATTGCTTTTACCTGGGACGAGACTTATACCCTGCCGGAAAATTTCTATCTTGCCTATAAACGCGGTGCCGGTGCGCGATACAAACAACTGGCGGCGCGTTTCCTTGAGGACGACACCTACTTCGATCCGCTGGCAGAGGGACGGAACGTCCTGCCCGGCGAGCACGCATACAGCCATGTAAATGCTTTTTCTTCTGCTATGCAGGCCTACCTGGTGACCGGAAACGAAAAATATCTGCGGGCCGCGCGTAATGGATTTGAATTTGTACGCAGCACGCAGAGCTTTGCCACCGGCGGGTGGGGCCCGGACGAGACCTTTCGTCCCCCTGACAGCGGAGAAATGGGCGAAAGCCTGACACGGACTCATGCCAGCTTTGAAACTCCTTGCGGAGCTTACGGACACTTCAAGATTACCCGCTATTTGCTGCGGGTAACCGGAGACAGCAGATACGGCGACAGCATGGAGAGGGTCCTCTATAACACGATCCTCGGGGCCAAACCGCTTTTGGAAGATGGCAGCAGTTTTTACTATTCGGACTACAACAACTCCGGATCAAAGTTCTATCACCATGACAAATGGCCGTGTTGCTCGGGCACTTTTCCGCAGATTACCGCTGATTATGGCATCAGCTCTTACTTCCGGCATCGGCAGGGAATTTACGTCAACTTATATGTTCCTTCTACCGTAACTTGGGTACAAAATGGGGTCCGCATACAGCTTCGCCAGCAAACCTCCTATCCCCTCGTTCCAGAAACGACCTTGGAAATCAATCCGGACCGGGCGGCGCGCTTTGTTGTTGCACTCCGCATTCCCGCCTGGGCAGGCAAAAACACATCTGTGACTGTAAACGGTAAACGCGTGGCGTCTGAATTGAAACCGGGAGCGTTTCTGCCGTTGGACCGAGAGTGGAAGAAGGAAGACCGGATTGAGGTTTCCTTTGACATGCCAAATGTGTTGGAACAGGTGGATACCAAGCATCCGGACACGGTTGCCCTTGTCCATGGACCACTGGCCCTGTTTGCCATCGGCGATGCAAACCGCCGCCTTACTCGTGCACAGTTGCTGGCTGCTTCCCAGGTTTCGCGCGGATCAGATGCCTGGACGGTGGAAACCAGCGGGGAACGCATGACGCTGAAACCTTTTGCCTCAATCTCCACAGAGAGGTACAGGCTGTACCATGATGTCTCTGCCTGA
- a CDS encoding glutaminase family protein yields MTLRRSFFASVLAGFLLGLSFHIASAQEPLTVRTPATPLVMHDPYFSVWSFHDDLAGGPTRHWTGTPQQMAGLVRIDGKTYRFMGGERGDDGVPALKQLSRTIWPTRTIYDFEDAGIHLTLTFFTPALPQDLDVLSRPVTYVGWDVRSTDSQQHAVMIYFDASAQLATNTGDDTVVWGRERIGDMQALRIGTNTQPVLEKSGDNLRIDWGWLYIAVPPQQGLDMAATDAGAREQFAKNGALPQNDDLDMPRQVKHGLPLLAVRFDLGSVGSASVSRHLMIAYDDRFSIEYLNRRLRAYWRRNGMTTAEMLEKAEADESELRRKAEAFDRELTSDLEKEGGTHYAQLATLAYRQTIAAHKLVADVDGTPFLFSKENFSNGCIDTVDVTYPSSPFFLLLNPKLLQAQLEPMMQYASLPRWRWPFAPHDLGTYPLANGQVYGGGERTEEDQMPVEESGNLIILTNALAHAENSAAFAQKYWPLLTKWAKYLKEKGMDPENQLSTDDFAGHLPHNTNLSIKAIEALGSYAQLAQMLGKEREAEQYHKLAAQMAAKWKDMALDGDHYKLAFDQPGSWSQKYNLVWDSVLGLHLFAPQIIEQETAFYLKHQNSFGLPLDNRKTYTKLDWIVWTATMSGSEKNFIALTDPLYKYMTESPSRVPLSDWFETTDGTQVGFQARSVVGGVYMKMLADPAMWKKWVQAAGEAAPSGANH; encoded by the coding sequence ATGACTTTACGACGGTCTTTCTTTGCTTCTGTCCTTGCCGGTTTCCTGCTGGGCCTTTCTTTCCATATCGCATCGGCACAGGAACCCCTTACTGTGCGGACCCCTGCCACACCGCTGGTGATGCATGATCCTTACTTCAGCGTGTGGTCGTTTCATGATGACCTGGCAGGCGGTCCTACCCGACACTGGACAGGTACTCCACAGCAGATGGCAGGACTCGTCCGCATCGATGGCAAGACGTACCGTTTTATGGGCGGAGAACGCGGAGATGACGGTGTGCCGGCCTTAAAGCAGCTTTCCCGCACCATCTGGCCGACGCGCACAATCTATGATTTTGAAGATGCAGGGATTCACCTTACTTTGACTTTCTTCACACCGGCCCTTCCGCAGGATTTGGATGTGTTGTCGCGACCTGTCACGTATGTGGGCTGGGATGTCCGGTCCACGGACAGTCAGCAACATGCAGTCATGATCTACTTTGATGCGAGCGCGCAGCTTGCCACAAACACCGGTGACGATACCGTCGTGTGGGGGCGCGAGCGGATTGGTGATATGCAGGCGCTGCGCATAGGGACGAACACACAACCTGTGCTTGAAAAGTCTGGAGACAACCTGCGCATTGACTGGGGATGGCTCTACATTGCTGTGCCTCCACAGCAGGGACTCGACATGGCGGCAACCGATGCAGGCGCCAGAGAGCAATTTGCAAAAAATGGAGCACTTCCGCAGAATGATGACCTCGACATGCCGCGCCAGGTAAAGCATGGCCTGCCGCTGCTTGCCGTGCGCTTTGATTTGGGCAGCGTTGGAAGCGCTTCCGTTTCCCGCCATCTAATGATTGCTTATGATGATCGTTTTTCCATCGAATATCTGAATCGCCGTCTGCGTGCCTACTGGCGTCGCAATGGAATGACCACCGCAGAGATGCTGGAAAAAGCTGAAGCCGACGAGTCGGAGCTGCGCAGAAAGGCTGAAGCGTTTGACAGGGAATTGACGTCGGATCTGGAAAAGGAGGGCGGTACACACTATGCGCAATTGGCCACCCTTGCCTATCGCCAGACAATCGCTGCCCACAAGCTGGTCGCCGATGTGGATGGCACTCCCTTCCTTTTCTCGAAAGAAAACTTCAGCAATGGTTGTATTGATACGGTGGATGTGACGTATCCTTCGTCTCCGTTTTTTCTGCTGCTGAATCCGAAGCTGCTGCAAGCACAGCTTGAGCCCATGATGCAATATGCCAGTCTTCCGCGCTGGCGCTGGCCCTTTGCTCCGCATGATCTGGGCACCTATCCGCTGGCCAACGGGCAGGTCTATGGAGGTGGCGAGCGCACCGAAGAAGACCAGATGCCGGTGGAAGAGAGTGGAAACCTCATTATTCTGACCAATGCCCTGGCCCACGCGGAGAATTCAGCCGCCTTTGCCCAGAAATATTGGCCGCTTCTCACGAAATGGGCCAAATACCTCAAAGAAAAAGGCATGGATCCGGAAAACCAACTGAGTACGGACGATTTCGCCGGACATCTCCCTCACAATACGAATCTGTCGATTAAGGCCATTGAAGCGCTGGGCAGCTATGCTCAACTGGCGCAAATGCTGGGCAAAGAACGGGAGGCGGAGCAATACCACAAACTGGCCGCACAGATGGCGGCAAAATGGAAAGACATGGCCCTTGATGGTGACCACTACAAGCTCGCTTTTGATCAACCTGGGAGCTGGAGCCAGAAATACAATCTCGTGTGGGACAGCGTGCTTGGGCTGCACCTTTTTGCGCCGCAGATTATCGAGCAGGAGACTGCCTTCTATCTGAAGCACCAGAATAGCTTTGGTTTGCCGCTGGACAATCGCAAAACCTATACCAAACTCGACTGGATCGTCTGGACAGCAACCATGAGTGGCAGCGAGAAAAACTTTATCGCGCTTACGGACCCTCTCTATAAATACATGACCGAGTCGCCCTCACGCGTGCCTCTGAGTGACTGGTTTGAGACCACCGACGGGACGCAGGTGGGCTTCCAAGCGCGATCCGTTGTTGGCGGCGTTTACATGAAAATGCTGGCCGATCCAGCAATGTGGAAGAAATGGGTGCAAGCAGCGGGCGAAGCGGCGCCTTCTGGGGCCAATCACTAG
- a CDS encoding S9 family peptidase, with protein sequence MSTIPSITPPRARASRKETTVHGHVLVDDFAWLREKDNPETIAYLEAENAYTAAVMEPTAGLQEKLYREMLSHIQETDVSVPYRDGDYRYYSRTEEGLQYPIYCRKHLDLDAPEIVILDVNELAKGESFMAIGAFAVSDDGNLLAFSKDIKGFRQYTLQVKDLRTGELLPERVERVGSIVWASDSRTLFYTVEDEVQKRQYQLFRHVLGTPHEQDVLVYEEMDERFNLGAGRTRDRKYIILESGSHTTSEARFVPSDGPEGEFRLIAPRRENIEYSPEHRNGHWFLRINDTGRNFRLVTTPVENSAPEGWPELIPHRPDVMLEDVELFSGFYVTCERENGLQRLHVHRFSGAGTNTLPAQEIAFPEPVYLVYSHVNRIFETTVFRYGYQSLVTPSSVYEYDVMTGESKLLKQQEVPGGFDRTNYASERIFAPAQDGVKVPVSLVYRKDMFERGRNPLYVYGYGSYGYSLPVGFNSNRLCLLDRGFVMAYAHIRGGGDLGKPWHDAGRLLNKRNTFTDFIAVVEHLTTNGYGDSTRVAIEGGSAGGLLMGAVTNMRPELFRAVISHVPFVDVMNTMLDASLPLTVPEYEEWGNPNEREFFEYMLSYSPYDNLEAKPYPAMLVKTSLYDSQVMYWEPAKYVAKLRTLKTDNNHLLLHINMTAGHGGASGRYDYLREIAMDYAFLLREMGIAA encoded by the coding sequence ATGAGCACGATCCCTTCGATAACCCCTCCTCGCGCACGCGCCAGCCGTAAGGAAACGACTGTGCACGGCCATGTTCTGGTAGATGATTTTGCCTGGCTGCGGGAAAAGGACAATCCGGAGACCATTGCCTATCTGGAGGCAGAAAATGCCTATACGGCTGCTGTGATGGAGCCAACGGCCGGGCTTCAGGAAAAGCTCTACCGCGAAATGCTCAGCCACATCCAAGAGACGGATGTCTCTGTTCCCTATCGTGATGGCGATTACCGGTATTACTCGCGCACCGAGGAGGGCCTGCAATATCCCATCTATTGCCGCAAACACCTGGACCTTGACGCACCGGAGATCGTCATCCTCGACGTGAACGAGCTCGCAAAGGGTGAGAGTTTTATGGCCATTGGCGCTTTTGCCGTCTCGGATGATGGCAACCTGCTCGCCTTTTCCAAGGACATAAAGGGCTTTCGCCAGTACACGCTGCAGGTGAAAGATCTGCGCACGGGAGAGCTTCTGCCGGAGCGGGTGGAACGTGTTGGCTCCATCGTTTGGGCGTCCGACAGTCGAACGCTCTTTTACACCGTTGAAGATGAAGTCCAGAAGCGCCAATACCAGCTCTTCCGGCATGTTCTGGGAACGCCGCACGAGCAGGATGTGCTCGTCTATGAGGAAATGGACGAGCGCTTCAATCTGGGAGCAGGCCGCACACGCGACCGCAAATACATCATTCTTGAATCTGGAAGTCATACCACCAGCGAAGCCCGCTTTGTCCCCTCAGATGGGCCGGAGGGAGAGTTTCGCCTGATTGCTCCTCGCCGGGAGAACATAGAGTATTCCCCTGAGCACCGCAACGGGCACTGGTTTCTTCGGATTAATGACACCGGGCGCAACTTTCGTCTGGTGACCACACCGGTGGAGAACTCTGCTCCCGAGGGCTGGCCAGAGCTGATCCCGCACAGACCTGATGTGATGCTTGAAGATGTTGAGTTATTCTCAGGATTTTATGTTACCTGTGAGCGAGAGAACGGTCTCCAACGTCTGCATGTCCATCGCTTTTCAGGAGCCGGAACGAACACGCTGCCTGCCCAGGAAATTGCCTTTCCGGAGCCGGTCTATCTTGTGTATTCTCATGTGAATCGTATCTTTGAGACCACGGTCTTTCGTTATGGCTATCAGTCGCTGGTAACACCCAGTTCCGTCTACGAATATGACGTGATGACTGGCGAGTCGAAGCTACTCAAGCAGCAGGAGGTACCCGGCGGCTTCGACCGGACCAATTATGCATCGGAACGCATCTTCGCTCCAGCGCAGGATGGAGTCAAAGTCCCGGTCTCGCTCGTATATCGAAAAGACATGTTCGAGCGTGGCAGGAATCCGCTTTACGTTTATGGATATGGATCTTATGGCTATTCGCTGCCGGTCGGCTTTAATTCAAACCGTCTCTGCCTGCTAGACCGCGGCTTTGTGATGGCCTACGCGCACATTCGCGGTGGCGGTGACCTCGGCAAACCCTGGCACGACGCCGGACGCCTGCTTAACAAACGCAATACTTTTACCGATTTCATCGCCGTGGTCGAACATCTGACGACGAACGGCTATGGCGACTCCACTCGTGTTGCAATTGAAGGCGGAAGCGCAGGGGGGCTGCTGATGGGCGCAGTGACCAATATGCGTCCGGAGCTGTTCCGCGCCGTCATCTCGCATGTGCCTTTTGTAGATGTCATGAACACGATGCTCGATGCTTCGCTGCCGCTCACGGTGCCGGAGTATGAGGAATGGGGCAATCCCAATGAGAGAGAATTCTTCGAGTACATGCTGAGCTACTCGCCTTATGACAACCTGGAAGCCAAGCCCTACCCTGCAATGCTGGTGAAGACCTCCCTCTATGACAGCCAGGTGATGTACTGGGAGCCAGCCAAATACGTGGCAAAGCTGCGTACGCTCAAGACTGACAACAATCACCTGCTACTGCACATAAACATGACCGCAGGACACGGTGGCGCATCAGGCCGCTACGATTATCTGCGTGAAATTGCCATGGACTATGCTTTTCTTCTGCGGGAGATGGGGATTGCAGCATAG
- a CDS encoding M48 family metallopeptidase, protein MCSELLPLFYEEYRALRPRAPIPPIHVHFYHFAGLNTTIRLRNGELKVRLSDLLEGAPESVLRAIAHILLAKLYRKPLDPMHVARYRRFASSEHVMRQTERIRQMRGRKKISTAKGEYYDLEEVFESLNQRFFHGLMGRPLLTWSEHKARRLLGHYDAAHNTIMISRVFDRKNTPRYAIEYLMYHEMLHLKHPVKVRGGRRCVHSREFQEDEKLFPQLEDALNYLKRL, encoded by the coding sequence GTGTGCTCTGAGCTTTTGCCATTGTTTTATGAGGAGTACCGCGCGCTACGGCCGCGGGCTCCTATTCCTCCAATTCATGTGCATTTTTATCATTTTGCTGGTCTGAATACGACGATCCGACTGCGGAATGGCGAGTTGAAGGTGCGCCTTTCCGATCTGCTGGAGGGCGCGCCAGAGTCAGTCTTACGGGCGATTGCTCATATCTTGCTGGCCAAGCTATACCGCAAGCCGCTGGATCCGATGCATGTAGCCCGCTATCGGCGTTTCGCATCCAGTGAACACGTGATGCGGCAAACCGAGCGCATTCGCCAAATGCGCGGACGGAAGAAAATTTCCACGGCCAAGGGTGAATACTACGACCTGGAAGAGGTCTTTGAATCTCTTAACCAGCGGTTCTTTCATGGATTAATGGGACGCCCTCTGCTTACCTGGAGCGAACACAAGGCCCGCCGTCTGCTGGGCCATTATGACGCGGCCCATAACACCATCATGATTAGCCGTGTCTTTGACCGAAAGAATACACCTCGCTACGCCATCGAATACCTGATGTATCACGAGATGCTGCATCTGAAACACCCAGTAAAGGTACGCGGCGGTAGACGTTGCGTGCATTCGCGAGAGTTTCAGGAAGATGAGAAACTGTTCCCTCAACTAGAGGATGCCCTGAACTATCTGAAACGGCTGTGA